The Labrus bergylta chromosome 14, fLabBer1.1, whole genome shotgun sequence region tttatattatatatttaagtgctttgaatatataaatattatgtCTCAATCAGAAAATTAGAACCGtggaaattaattgtattttttatatatagaaGAATATGTCTAAATTAAggtaatttaattaaaaaatgaatttttaGGATTTCTTGATTTGTCAGCGGAAgtttagagttttattttgagctCTCTCTGAAACCGGAAGTCTTGTTTTGTTAACTATCAAGTTAACAAACGGCAGTTAAAAACAATACCGGTAGTGGTAGTTTTCACTATCCTTCAAAATAAACCCATAACGCCTGTGTACCCGTTAAGCGCCAGATAAAaagtacttcttttttttttacagaaaagtgTCTTTAATTACGTAAATTAATTTTAATTGTAAATCCAATTAAATCGTTATCTTACAGAATCTTGCTGAAGCGTCAACGGTTTCTTAAAccaccttttattttgaaggtacaAACCGGAACTCCAGTGTCTcgctttgttttgtgtcttgttAGTTCTGTACagtgaaaacaaactgtgacGTGGCTAATCCTGGTGAACAAAAGGAGTGATAAACACTCACATGTTTATCTGtaaactgttaaataaagtgttttaacGTTTAGAAACTGCAGACAACGAAGAAGAACGTTTGTCGTGACTCGTGAATGAAGCGCAAAGTGTCAGCaggctaacaagctaacaggtTAGCATCAAGACTTTGACAGGAGACAGGTGAGTTAGAAGATTTATTACACCTTTTACACCTTTTACACCTTTTACACCTTTTACACcgtgtttatttactttttatgtgACAAATATAACTCATGTActttcaaaaacaagaaagactCATTAAACTCATTAACTAGTTGAAAGTAAATCTTGAAAACAGGTTACTAACACGCTATGTCTCACCTGACTTACCTGTCTGTATCTGTTATATAGTTATTACATTTCTTGTGTTATAGAAGTGGGTTAACTTAGGGATTGGTGATGTAATtcaaatgtacagtatgttcagTTCATCACGTTAATTTAAACATGTTAGAATCTGAGTGTTCAGGTTTCAGATTATCCAGACTGGACTTTAAActacccctccccccccctctgttaCAAACAGGAGATAACCACAAACTGTATTTCATCACTGTGTCATGCTTAAACAATTTGCTTAGCTTAAAACAGACAAGAAATCATTATTAATAAAAGGATACAACCATCAAAACAACCAGCACATCCTGtcgtcaccatcatcatcaccgtcaccatcatcatcatcatcatcaccgtcACCATCtacatcttcatcttcatctacATCGTCATCGTCATCAGAGCtccaaaaaataatcttaacTTAAAGAgggacaatacaaaataaagtaaGATGAATTTGCCCTGCATCCCAGAGGTCACGCTGTCTGTgttcctctgggatgttttacTTCATAGATTTTCTaagatatttatatatttttttttttttttaactaagaTCTCAAAACGACAATTTATGGGTCTCCGTATGTTTAAGAAGAAAGTGACAGATATGAGACTTTTGGTACTAATATCTGTACAGATTTTAGATGACAGAATGCATCTAGTTTCTGAGTTGAAATAAGAACACTTTTCCCATACAGATTTTTCTCTAATATGATAATGCATGCAACAGTACAAACGGGTCAGCAGTTTTCAATGCTTAGGACTCATCATGGACAAGAAACTAAACTTCCAGAAACGTGCACAGAAAAGACTAAGTGTCACCCATAAGCTCAAAGCTCTGTCTTCCACCCCCTGATCGTCTGCTGTTACTTCACAAAAGAATAACTCAACCCATTCTGCGTGACTCGTccctctattttctttttttaacaaagttaCTTACCACCTACAATCAAAATAAACTCACCTAaattacaaacacagctgcCAAGATAATCGACCTCTCCACTCCCAGCCTGTTGGACTTGAATGACGGAGCCACGACGCGCCTGACAAGAACAAAAGCAAATGACATTACTCACACCGCTTCCATCTGACTGTATATCCAGGATCGTTTTAAGAAGAGAAGTTTTGACCCTCATAATAAACTCGGTAACAGCCTCaacattcatccatccacccatccatgcCCAATATGTCATACAAGCACCAACAAACACCAAATATCGATATGGTGTCTTTCTTGATCTGTGACGTGCATTAGCGCTGTGAGTCTGATATCCGATATATGGAAATGATAATATATCGGCCCGATACCGATATCGGATTGGATCTGTAATCATTTTTTTACCAAGTATAATGGCCACTAAGGCTTTGATTAACATCAGCCAAAAGGTCAACTAttcatctcttcctctctcttaaGCACTaactgtaaatataaacacaccacgctgtgcaggagtttgattGGATACTGACCTAATGGCTAATAGTTCCACctttttgtttagtttctcTTCAGATGCATGATCTAGGACGTTAAAGATGTCCGACAGTGAAGCTACAGCAGCCGCAGAGGGTCCAGAGGTCGCTGCAGAGAGTCCCGATGtctctcctgcacaaacacCCGACAGCTCCTCGCCGACCCCACCCGACACCCTGACTGACGTGGCCCCGACGAGGAAAGCCAGGAGGAGACCAGAGCCCAAACCTGCAGCGGAGGTTGAGCCGACGCCAAAAGTAGAGGAGCAGCAGCCTGCCAAGGTAAGGACGAGGAGATGGTTATGATAACACAACAATTATTACAGGATGCCTGCGGATCCTTAAAACTTCTTAAATTCGATTTTTTTACATTCTAAGATCgtaaaatgtcttaaaagtCTTAAATTTTAGACGGCactcccagaggggaaattctgtttttacactctgttattaagagatatgcttctcacacacatgcactaacaAGACCTCTGGATATGCACTAATGTAgatccccctccccttctcttGCTTTCTGCCTCTCTCAGGCTCCCAGTGAGTCCACCGTGTCTCAGGGTGGTTGGGGTTATTGGGGCAGCTGGGGCAAATCCATCCTATCTACAGCAACAGCTACGGTGGCCACAGTGGGTGAGTATGGACCCCATACCTAAATAGTATATATCTGTGTGATTAGTGGTCATTTTTAGTGCTATACCTGGAGATCTGTCTGAAATACTACAACAGGTTTTCATTAAATGAATGGCTCAGACATTTTCTCCTATCGTCTTTATCAGGAACAATGCAGCATGCTTTGTTCAACTGTAAGAGAAACAGCAGATTCTGCAAAGTTAGCATACCTCTTTTTGGAGTTCAacactgccccctggtggtggaccTTGTTGCCCTGCTCATCTGTTCAGAGTAGAATAGAACAAATCTCTTAAGGGGGGGTGGAGAGGCAGTTTTGGGAATGATCTTAAAAACCAGTCGGACTCatgaatatttaatcaaatgctcaacgttgaaaatgtttttgacagAGACTTCTTATCAAAGATTTAAAGAGCTTGTCTGTTAAGTGGCTTTAAAGCTGCCTTACTTGATTGAGACGAGCTGGACACACAAAAGGAAACATGAGAAAAGACTGAAgaattcaaacatgttttggaTGTCTCAGATGTTTGGTGTGTCGCTCATCTCTGTTTGGGGCGAGGGGGAACCTAATATTATACCTGAGAACTCACAAACTGTACATGCATGTTACACCTCTCAGTCTGTCACTATTGTTACAAACCAAACTGTTTGCTTCTGGTGTCTGTCCAGGCCAAGGGCTCAGTCAGGCGATAGAGAAGGCCGAGACGTCGCTGGGAATCCCGAGTCCGACCGAACTCTCAGCTCAAGTCGAGGAGGAGCAGAAACAGCAGGGTGAGGCCGTGTTTCACTTTATATTATTGAACATCACAGAAGATCCTGCACATTGTGCTCAGCTTGTTGTAAGAGTGTCACGCTCATTTCCCCCTGCAGGTGAAGCCGGCGCTGAGCCCGACGCGGCCGCTGGAGAGGGATCAGCAGCCGTTGGGAGTGCGTTGGGAATGCTGTCGTCGTTTACGAGCGTCGTCCAGAGCACGGTGAGCAGAAACACACTCTGTGTCCTCTTTGTTTTCCACTGAACGGATGAGCATGAACTCATCTTTTATATATCATCCATCAGTGTTGTACTCAAGACCAGACTAACTGAGACTCAAACGCTCGACTCAGCCTTGATCCCTCAATGTcttggtcttttttttgttttatttttaatacttttattgCAATACATTAACGTTTCCGATCATTGTACTtacatatttgcaacatgttttcatatttttaacacCCAGTGGTGAAAAGGAAACAATACATAGAGATGTACACACAGTATGCAGATTCAAAATGCATATAACAGAGGAAGCATCCAGAGCGAGCTTTGTGCCTCCTTTTTACAAGCATATAGAGTCATGTTAAGCATActgttaaagaaataaaaaaaagaagtagaaaagtattaaatgaaaaaaaaagaagtgtgcaTCATCTCCTGCAGGTATTCACATCAAAGATTGTATGCGTGTTTGCACATAACCAAGATCTGTCTATATCATGTTTTTTAAtcgttgtttattttattttttcattcagtaTAGTTTACATTAATGGTTattcattaatttaaaaaatgtcttggtctcggttagtgtggtcttgactacaacactactcaATATCATGCTGCCTAAACTGCTTCCATATTGGCAAGATAGCTGCgccatttttattgtttttatttttttttgtgacggTAATGAAACGTATCCCtctgttatttttaaacacagcGAGGATAACGTGTTACTGAACTACAGCCCGAGCTCTGATTCAGTTTTCCCGTATTCTTCTATGGAAATGTTGGGACCTGTTTGGTCTGTAAAAGTCTTTCTGAAACATTTCAACCTTCagcaacaaaatcaaaatatgtTCCAGAAGTTTACAGTTTAGAAATACTGCAGGTTTAGTTTTTGAAGGTTATGTCACTGAGGATGTTCCTGTCATAGACCTGAGGCAGCTAATTCACCTGTTACATACGTTAAGGTTTGTGTAGGTCATTGTCTCAAGAGGAgcaggtgttgttgttgttgttgttgttgttgaagtcccgcttgttttcttcctctcacaGGGGAAAACGGTGATAACAGGCGGCCTCGATGCTCTGGAGTTTATCGGTAAGAAAACGATGGATGTGATCGCTGAAGGAGATCCGGGCTTCAAAAAGACCAAAGGCCTGATGATCAGGAACGCCACTCTGTCTCAGGTGGGCGCACGCCAGACGATGCAAGATGTTTATTGATCTCAAAGGAATGACAGAAAACTCTCCTGATTGACTGACAGATTTTATAACGAGTGTTCCCCTCTTGTtcatcctgctctctctctctctctccctctctctctctctccctctctccctccctctctctctctctctgtctctctctctgtctctctctctctccctctctccctccctctctctctctctctgtctctctctctctccctccctctctctctctctctctctctgtctctctctctgtctctcactctcacttgctctctctctctctctccctattgctctctctgtctctctctccccctgtctctctctctcacttgctctctctctctctcccttttgctctctctgtctctctctccccctgtctctctctctctctctctctccctattgctctctctctctccccctgtctctctctctctctctctcaggtatTGAGGGAGGCGAAGGAGCGAGAGGAGCTGCAGACGGCGGAGGTGGAGGGCTCGGACTCGGAGAAGAAGGCGGTCGCTCACTACGGGATGCTGTTTGATGAGTTTCAGGGTCTGTCGCACCTCGAGGCGCTGGAGATTCTGTCGAGAGAGAGCGAGTCGAAGGTTGGACGAgagacataaacagacacagagagatgatgatgatgtttggaGGGTTTAATCTGATGAATGTGACTCTGCAGGTGAAGTCAGTGCTGACCACTCTATCTGGAGACGAGCTGGTTCAGTTGAGGGAGGAGCTGGATCTCATGAAGGACTCTTTCTCACTGGTGGAGTTTGACGACGAGGAGGTGGACGAGAAGAAAGGTGTGAAGATACCCCGACCCTGCAGGAggaacacatcacacacacagacctgaacCTGACCGGCTGTGCCGTTTGTCATTTCAGATGAGGACGGTTCAGAGTTTGAGAAAGAGTTAACGGAGGCGTTGGCGGGCCTCAGCGTCACCACCACGGCTGACAAACTCAGCAAGGTACTAGCTAACAATAcatctttttaaggtttttttcaAATTACAGGAAGCCCCATCATGATTTACACCTCAGAAAAGTTCGATCTAAACCTCTTTGGCACAGTCTGAATGTGAGACGTTTTATTGtatgttattttatattttgtttcatCGTGTTgttcctgcttcctgtttctgtcGTCGTCCTTACAGGCCTGTAAGAGCATTTGCAGCCAGATCACGGACATGAGCCGagcagagagggaagaggaggagaacgaCGAGGACACTCAGAGAGCTCTCTCTGTGGAGGTAAACGGATATTTCAGTTTCATATTTGATGCTCTGAGACGTCTCTCAGGACTCGATGATGAGGCTCGGCTCTGTGCTGCATCCTCCGAAAATGACGTCATAGACACTTACTGATCAGATTCCCTCCCTTAATGTGCTGCTCCTAACAATGTTTGTGTAGTGGATTCTTCTGTCTGCACAGCTtattgaaagtgtgtgtgtgtgtgtgtgtgtgtgtgtgtgtgtgtgtgtgtgtgtgtcaaacatTGTCAGGAGGTTCACGCTGCAGCCATCAGAAGTCTCGCAGAGCTGACAGCTCGATCCATCGAGCTTTTCCACAAACTGGCCGAGATGATCCTCTTCTCCAACGGCAGCACCGAGGCCAGCGCTCTCTCCCAGTAAGACTGCATGGATGTGAACCCCAGCTTCTCCTTTACAGCTGTTATATACAGACGTTTCCAAATGTGCACTCAGACAGGAGGGGGCAGGGCTTctgaggctggaggagaaacgtTCAGCTGCttatgttcacacatgcagctgctCCTGGACACATCTGGACGTTTTCAGGAATTTTGTCTAAATGTGAAAGCACTATAACCTGAcctttcttattgtttttttgtgttttcaggttaACTGTCATCCTGTGTAAAGAAATCTCTCTGCTTTCTAAGAAGTTCACTTCCTGCTTAACAACAACAGGGGTGAGTGTCCGTATCTTAAACGTATGAaagtttgagtttcattgtgAAGGTGCAACAGAACAGAACACACCTGAAGGTCCTGGTGTGTTCAAGGACACATGAGAGGAAGAGATCATGAAGTGTTTCATACCttgtttgtcttgtttgggTTTGATTATAgatatacatatttttatatCACTCAAGCTGCATTATGGGAAGTGTAGGATCCAGTGTTGAGGTAGTTCGCCTCCACAAACCTCGAGTTCCCTTTTACTTGTAATCTACACCTGAGTGTCCTTATCTGacatatttatttcagtttatgaCCTCATTTCTTTGTAAAGATGTTTGGGCTTTATTAGATAGACAGGGGCTATCTGCACCCCACTTAATgcctttttgcatttttctgtcTTCAACATTTCAGCTTGTGTGCACCTCATCTTGCATTTTATATCAGTGCTCacattggcttttttttttaagttttattttggggctttttattcctttactttagagacaggacggagaaagagagagaatgattCAACAGGTCAGGTCGCTTGGAGCCTACAATATAGCGTCCGTACACGGGGCGcccgcactaaccactaggctaccggcgcccctcaatgcttttcttttttttcttaaacctaaaataaatacagaaaaggtAACAGAACTTCCTGTTGCATTTTAAATCCTTGATGAACTTCTAAAAAATATCTGAACCTAAAAATCTTCTCTTTGCTGAGCTCCGGTTACTTTCCCGCCTCTCGTCTTTCAGCTACAGTTTCCCTCGAGCACACATCTGATGTCCAATGAGGTGCAGTGGAACATTTCTGTCGGCTGTCTCCAGCTGAGCGTTAACTCAGAGAGAGTACAGCGATATGATATTAACTAACAGACAGTGATGTGACCTGAATGACTCGTCTGTTCATCCTTCTGTTTGTTCTCACACTGTTTTCTGATCTGTTTAAATGTCAAGCTGCAGACATCTTCTCCCTTCCACCTCCAACATTAAGACGTATCTAATGACTGTTCTCTCTGCTGCAAGTAGTTCCCCTGAGAGCTGATGTTTACTGGATCTCAATGTTCTGTCTTACAGTCGAACGAGAAAGGAGATGTCCTCAACCCGCTGATAACGGGAGTCTTCCTGGAGGTATGTGCCCTCTTTCTGTGTCAGCACAATGATCATAACATATTGTGTACCTCATGTTGACCCTTAATGATTCCTCTCCCCCTCGCAGGCGTCCAACAGTGCGTCTTACATCCAGGACGCTTTCCAGCTGCTGATGCCCATCCTAGAGATCTCTTACATCCAGAGGAAATCTGAATCCACCGATCAGTGACCGTCCTGACGTCGCCTCAGGCTCGTCGTCACTGGACTCAAACTGacacaaatgtaatatttttttttgtaaaagaacaaaaacacccGAGTCAACGCTTTCTCTGTCTGGTTATCTGCTCAGGACAAAACCTCGTGCCTGAGAGGAgacgtttgtttttgtcaaacagTGTTAACTTTTGAACGTTTGCTTAAGATTTAAAACGGACTCTTATCATGAAGGTCTGGATCTAACAGCTGCTGGGAAACAAATGCATTTATAATAAAGAGGGAGAAACCTTTTGTTCTTCTGTCTATTCTGACACAGTCACTACATTTCAGCAGGTCGTGTACAAAGCTCAGTAATGCCCCAGAGAACACTTAAAAACAACGCACAGGATGGAAACAGAGgctgtatttgtgttttataataaatattaagaTTCTGTGTATCGATATAAAGTTACCCTTTTCCTGTACAGAGAATACAGGCGACCTAGTTTTTCTATGCATATCTTTCCATATCAGTGTTGTGCAGCCCATCTTGTATGTGAGCAGCTGGACGGATACTAACCACGATCGAACAGAGGGACCGTTTGAGGCTTACAGCGGTGTGTGTCGTCACGCTGCAACTTTTTGAACAATCCCCCACATTTGATgctaaatcctcttcaccatgttcctctaactctaacatgtgtctctagtccgtctacaaaccccccaatgatgagaaaagtccatcctctccgtcttttgcctgctccacttttcagaaaatgtgtgctcaagcaggccgtttggagattttcccttcatgacatcacaaagggcagtagcccctcccccaggtgggtgacactcctacagctaggtgtttgttctgccctctgagtctgccttctcaccgtaaacaataggacatggagcgagaaagaccgagtacacccaagcccttccagagagggggcatggtcagacacagctcatttacatatttaaaggtacagacacagaaacagcctgttctgagcagggctgaaatagagaggtttatagacatgatcaaatacaggatcagagtggatttagaacaagaaacttcacacacatgttgaagaggagctctgagacttatttacactgaagaagaggaggaggaggatatgtcacctttaaacatTGTGTTCTTATTCGTCATTTTTAAGCCATAAATATGCTGTTACAGGTTagaaaaacgttttaaaaattTTAACATGAGTAATTGAACAGGTAGCTACATTTCCTTCCTCACCTGCTTCTTCGTTAACCCCTTTCCCTTAAAAACCTCAAGGCACTGGCACCTTAAAGcgcctgtgaggaacttttgtgttgtttttggcacccccctgtggacaaagtgtgaTGACTATCTCCTGGCTGATCATGTCCTGTCCATGTGGAAGAAGTGTTATCTGACAGAAAATCTCTTCCTTTAATTAAATGTCTAAAGTACGACTCTAAATGATTCCTTGTCtgagaatttgtttttaaatgtatatttctgCAGCGTGCCGTGTTTACCTCATATGACACCGAGCCCCTGGCAGTGTTTACAGGAATAATAAACAGttataaagaaataatgaatCTTCTCTCCGATGGTCTTACTTGCTTTTGTAGGTTATGTAAAGGCATCATTATTCATATCAGTCTGTTTCCTCACCTGATTCAAATttttgccatgtggtggacactgtatcttcagtgtttagccagctctgtatcggtctgtaaacctttctgtggtCTTACCTCCTTATATATACGCCTCTGTTTTCACTTGATTCCACTCTTGTAAATTCAAAACTAATTATTTTTGAAACCTCTCTCCATCtgtaatgtatttaaaatgattatcTGAGTTTTAAACTTAAATTTACAACCGACAAAGAAGTGTTTTTATCTTTGCTCGTCCGCCTTCAGGTGATGCAGTTTTGTGATATTAAACGGCtcacagctgtgtgtctgttggcATATGGAGTCATATTTTCAATCACTGAACTGGACTGTTTAACCAGGTTTCAGATGGTTTACAAATACATGTGCTTTCTAACAGATTgagtaaaaaatgtgtaaattacaGGTTATGATGAATAATTCCAGTCAATATCATAATACAAAGGTTTTTTCTTTGGTGTAACAAGTTAAAATCGTTCAGGTTTTAAGATGGGGTTTTTGTGTCAGCAGGTTTGTTTACCTGGTCAGTTTTTTTCAAGAAGTTCAAAAGTTATATTGTAATGtttatgaaaacaaatgagGGCAAAATTAtcattaaaaaatttaaaatgatcattacttgtagaaaaatcaaaaaagaaatctgcctTAATGGTGTTTTTTAAGTCAGTACCATTCCAGCGCAGTAGGTGGCGTTGTgacatttaccatttaactacacaacgaagaagaagaggagggagaaagagaaacgtagaagaagaaaacaagcgGCGCTAACAACTAGCCTGGCTTGTTACGTCGAGGACATTCTGAGGTAAACGTCGTTTTTATGTTCACTTTAAGACTCTCCACGGCGACACAGCGTCACGCGTGGAGTGTATTTATtcactgtgacacactgagaCGTGAAAGCAGAGCCGGCTGTTTGCTCCGGTGATGTTAGCTTAACGCGAggattagcttagcttagcttagcatcgAGCTAGCAGCGCAGCGTCGCTCGTAAGTTAGAATATTGTTTAAAACTATTTAATTTACTGAATCCTGCAGAGTTATTTAATCACACTCAGCACGTCCTGTTACTTTACATGTAAACGTGGTATTTATCTCAGTGTTATTGATAATCTGTGATTTAGCCTCATAAACATCAGCTGTTTCTCATCGTGTCGTCATGGTAACACAAAGATACGTCATTTAATTAACTTATTTAACTGTGACCAATCACTGCTTAATGTACATGTTGGACTGTAATTGATCTATTAGTTTATCTTAATGTTACGGAGCCTGTTGTCCCAGAAAAGTATTTCTGCGCATGCGCATGAGGGTGAGttcaggaccaggaccaggaccaggaccagttcactacagaacacattttaacatgtgAACAAACAATCTGATCCATGCCAAAATACTGAATTAAGCAGatacttttacatttctgtcataaaataattaaataattaaattttttatttatatatatatatatataaataaataaataagtgatTTTTACTCTCTCTCATAGTCTGCAGATGTTTTCATGTGCAGTGCACGCTATGATGTTTCTCACATAAAATACACTGCCTGTCCCAAAAAAAAGTCGCCACTtggatttaactaagcaaatAGGTAAGAGCCTCCCATTGGATAATAACTGCATGGGCGATTATCTTTAAACTGGCAACACGTTATTTAACCCCAAGTGATGCAATGAGTAGCTTCTCATTTCTTAAACCACTATGTTGAAAGACCCATCCTGTGGAAAGATGTTAGTCTGTTTGAGAAGGGTCAAATCGTTGACTTACatcaagcagagaaaacatttaaGCAGATTACAGAAACTACTAAAACTGGGTTAAAAAGTGGAATGAAGATTTCCCCTGTTCAGAGTGATCAGggtaagaagagaggcagatgaaGTGATGCACCCATCATGCCTACTGTACAAGCCTGTGGGGGCAGTGCTGTGATCTGGGGTTGCTGCAGTTGGTCAGGTTCAGCAACATTATGTGCCCAAAGAATGAGGTCCGCTGACGACCTGAATATACTGAATGAACAGGTTATTCCATCAATGGATTTTTTCTTCCCTGATGGCACGGGCATATTCAAATGGTGGTGGAGTGGTTCAGGGAGCATGagacatcattttcacacattgtccaccacagagtccagaccttaACCCCATTGAGAATCTTTGGGATGTGCTGGAGAAGACTTTACGCAGTGGTCCGACTCTCCCATCATCAATACAAGATCTTGGTGAAAAATGAATGCTGGACGGAAATACATCTTGTGACATTGCAGAAGCTTATGGAAACAATGCCACAGCGAATGCGTGCCGTAATCAAAGATAAAGGTGATCCAAAGAAATATTAGAGTGTGTGATCTTTCTTTTTGGTGGCAACTTATTTTTTGGCCAGGCAGCGTATATTGTCTTTCAACCTGGTCACATAAAACCTGGGCTCAGTTTGTAGTGTCAGGATAACATCGCATCGTGGGGCCCCTGATGATTCCCACCCCTATCAGACAGTGTCATCTCCTTTTCTCTATAAGAGACATGCACGTAAAGTTTGTTGCTTCATGTGACCAAAAGGACTTGAGGGATGTAAATTTGAATGGACTGAcgctgctgctctctctctcgcagcaacttggggttaaaaTATGACCAAAGATCTGGTATCGTCCTGTTAGCATTCTTGCAGAGGGATATAAGACACTTTCACTAACCCcgttttttccccttttctcccAGAGTCGTCTTTCTTCAGCACACCGCCTCCCCTTCACCCCCCCTTCCAGAGCGCTGCAGGATTGTTGGGGCTTCAGCTCTCTCCCTGACCTGCCAACATGCCAGCCGCACTTACAGATTCCAGTCAGATAATCTGTGAAGTCTGGGCGAGCAATGTGgaggaggaaatgaggaaaatCCGACAGATTATTCAAAGCTACAATTTCATTGCCATGGTGAGCATGAGACACTTTGGACGTGAACTTTGGTGGCGTTGAAAAGATTAGTAACTGCAGAGTTACTGTAAGGTTTTATTAAATTCAACATCAGCATCTCTTTGCATGAGCCATATAACTGAGTGGGGACAAGGACGTTGAATATTTTTGCAGGAaaatcttcttgtttttctagTAACCAGAAAACTATCAGTGCTTAGTTTATAAAGTGCTTCAACACGTGTACAAAACTCCAAACCCCTTCGGGGTGAGTttcataaaaacagaattttccactctgactttacccggagtttctcctgccagcctctgagtatttattttctacatgtagtctgagtgagctgatgtgaggaGGTTAATTTACATTTAGAATAACTGTGaagtcttttgttttcatcaggACACAGAATTCCCCGGGGTGGTCGTCCGACCGATCGGCGAGTTCCGCAGCACCGTAGACT contains the following coding sequences:
- the fam114a2 gene encoding protein FAM114A2; this encodes MSDSEATAAAEGPEVAAESPDVSPAQTPDSSSPTPPDTLTDVAPTRKARRRPEPKPAAEVEPTPKVEEQQPAKAPSESTVSQGGWGYWGSWGKSILSTATATVATVGQGLSQAIEKAETSLGIPSPTELSAQVEEEQKQQGEAGAEPDAAAGEGSAAVGSALGMLSSFTSVVQSTGKTVITGGLDALEFIGKKTMDVIAEGDPGFKKTKGLMIRNATLSQVLREAKEREELQTAEVEGSDSEKKAVAHYGMLFDEFQGLSHLEALEILSRESESKVKSVLTTLSGDELVQLREELDLMKDSFSLVEFDDEEVDEKKDEDGSEFEKELTEALAGLSVTTTADKLSKACKSICSQITDMSRAEREEEENDEDTQRALSVEEVHAAAIRSLAELTARSIELFHKLAEMILFSNGSTEASALSQLTVILCKEISLLSKKFTSCLTTTGSNEKGDVLNPLITGVFLEASNSASYIQDAFQLLMPILEISYIQRKSESTDQ